The proteins below are encoded in one region of Pseudomonas putida S13.1.2:
- a CDS encoding enoyl-CoA hydratase family protein produces the protein MSQAFTTQIEAGIAELVLAKPPVNALGSQEWMDLAHQVEALGANPDVRVIVIRAEGRGFCAGVDIKELDAHPERIVAVNAGNYAAFKAVHRNPVPVIVAVHGFVLGGGVGITGAADIVVASECATFALPEVDRGAMGGGAHLQRLFPVQKVRYLFFTGDKIGAAEAAQYGFIERVVPKEQLRETALEIAAKIAAKSPVMIRIAKEALNGIEDGNLEDKYRWEQGLTLQAYTSPDSAQTRRAFVEKRDAKF, from the coding sequence ATGAGTCAAGCATTTACCACACAGATCGAGGCGGGCATTGCTGAGCTGGTGCTGGCCAAACCGCCGGTCAATGCCCTGGGCAGCCAGGAGTGGATGGACCTGGCCCATCAGGTCGAAGCCCTGGGCGCCAACCCCGACGTCCGGGTGATCGTCATCCGTGCCGAAGGCCGCGGCTTCTGCGCCGGTGTCGACATCAAGGAGCTGGACGCCCACCCCGAACGCATCGTAGCGGTCAACGCCGGTAATTATGCGGCATTCAAGGCGGTACATCGCAACCCTGTGCCGGTCATCGTCGCCGTGCACGGTTTCGTCCTCGGTGGCGGCGTCGGCATTACCGGTGCAGCCGACATTGTCGTGGCCTCCGAGTGCGCCACCTTTGCCTTGCCTGAAGTAGACCGTGGGGCCATGGGCGGCGGCGCGCACCTGCAGCGTTTGTTCCCGGTGCAGAAGGTTCGTTATCTGTTCTTCACCGGCGACAAGATCGGCGCCGCAGAGGCAGCGCAGTATGGCTTCATCGAGCGCGTGGTGCCCAAAGAGCAGCTGCGCGAAACCGCGCTGGAGATTGCCGCCAAGATCGCCGCCAAGAGCCCGGTGATGATCCGTATCGCCAAGGAAGCCCTCAACGGCATCGAGGACGGCAACCTGGAAGACAAGTACCGCTGGGAGCAGGGGCTGACCCTGCAGGCCTACACCAGTCCGGATTCTGCGCAAACCCGCCGCGCCTTCGTCGAAAAACGCGACGCCAAGTTCTGA
- a CDS encoding NAD(P)H-dependent flavin oxidoreductase, with protein MSRWLCTPLTQALGCRYPIVQTAMGWVADANLVIATTRAGGFGFLAGATIAADALEGEINKVIAATGGSNFGLNFHMFQENAAQCVDLAIRYRLRAVSYGRGPDKQTIARFKAAGVLCIPTVGALKHALKAVELGADMITIQGGEGGGHTGGVPSSILLPQVLAAVSVPVIAAGGYSTGRGLAGALAAGAVGIAMGTRFLMTRESPTPSSTLVHYLEVNDPQRVRVTTAVDGMRHRMIENPFINRLEQAGSFGRLRIALRSAWKWKQQTGMSLSHLFGVLRQALKEDPGALSQTVMAANQPVLLQRSMIDGVPDEGILPSGQVAAAIGELKSCQQVIEEIAQEAEGCLEALLACRSEHQPAELWRTPS; from the coding sequence ATGAGCCGCTGGTTGTGTACGCCACTGACCCAAGCCTTGGGCTGCCGCTACCCGATCGTGCAGACCGCCATGGGTTGGGTTGCAGACGCCAACCTGGTGATTGCCACAACCCGCGCCGGTGGTTTCGGCTTTCTGGCCGGGGCCACGATTGCGGCCGATGCCCTGGAAGGCGAGATCAACAAGGTAATTGCCGCCACCGGTGGCAGCAATTTCGGCCTGAACTTTCATATGTTCCAGGAAAACGCGGCCCAATGCGTTGACCTGGCGATTCGCTACCGCTTGCGTGCGGTCAGCTATGGGCGTGGCCCGGACAAACAGACCATCGCCCGTTTCAAGGCCGCCGGGGTGTTGTGTATCCCGACGGTGGGCGCACTCAAACACGCCCTGAAGGCGGTGGAGCTGGGCGCGGACATGATCACTATCCAGGGCGGCGAGGGCGGCGGGCATACCGGTGGTGTGCCCAGTTCGATCCTCTTGCCCCAGGTGCTCGCCGCGGTGTCGGTGCCGGTAATCGCCGCAGGCGGTTACTCCACCGGCAGAGGCCTTGCCGGCGCGCTGGCGGCCGGCGCCGTGGGTATTGCCATGGGCACGCGCTTTTTGATGACCCGGGAGTCGCCTACGCCGTCGAGTACCTTGGTGCATTACCTCGAGGTCAACGACCCGCAACGGGTGCGGGTGACCACGGCGGTAGATGGCATGCGCCACCGCATGATCGAGAACCCGTTTATCAACCGCCTGGAGCAGGCCGGGTCTTTTGGGCGCCTGCGCATCGCGTTGCGCAGCGCCTGGAAATGGAAGCAGCAAACCGGAATGAGCCTGAGCCATCTGTTCGGTGTGCTGCGCCAGGCACTCAAGGAAGACCCTGGCGCGCTGTCGCAAACGGTGATGGCCGCCAACCAGCCGGTGCTGCTGCAGCGTTCGATGATCGACGGTGTTCCGGACGAAGGCATTCTGCCCAGCGGCCAGGTAGCCGCCGCCATTGGCGAACTCAAGAGTTGCCAGCAAGTGATCGAAGAAATTGCCCAGGAAGCCGAAGGCTGCCTGGAAGCCCTGTTGGCTTGCCGTAGCGAGCATCAGCCTGCCGAACTTTGGAGAACACCCTCATGA
- a CDS encoding enoyl-CoA hydratase, producing the protein MNSPDSEFVERADHSVYETQEPVLYSVAEGIATLTMNRPGFNNAQNSQMTYALDAALRQAVNDDAVKVIVLRGAGRHFSAGHDIGTPGRDINKPFERAHLWWDHTNKPGGEQLYAREQEVYLGMCRRWRELPKPTIAMVQGACVAGGLMLAWVCDLIVASDDAFFQDPVVRMGIPGVEYFAHPYELNPRIAKEFLFTGDRMSAERAYQMGMVNRVVPREELEQGTYALAAGIARQPRMGLALTKQAINHVEDLQGKRTAMDAAFAWHHFAHAHNELLSGDKLGGFDAKAMAQANKAAASGEQA; encoded by the coding sequence ATGAACAGCCCTGACAGTGAATTCGTCGAGCGTGCAGACCACTCGGTCTATGAAACGCAGGAACCGGTGTTGTACAGCGTGGCAGAGGGTATCGCCACGCTGACCATGAACCGGCCAGGCTTCAACAATGCGCAGAACTCGCAGATGACGTATGCGCTGGATGCGGCGCTGCGCCAGGCTGTCAACGATGACGCGGTCAAGGTCATTGTACTGCGCGGGGCAGGCAGGCATTTTTCGGCCGGCCATGACATTGGCACGCCCGGGCGCGATATCAACAAACCGTTCGAGCGTGCACACCTCTGGTGGGATCACACCAACAAGCCCGGCGGCGAGCAGCTGTATGCCCGTGAGCAGGAGGTGTACCTGGGCATGTGCCGGCGCTGGCGTGAGCTGCCCAAGCCGACCATTGCCATGGTCCAGGGTGCGTGTGTGGCCGGTGGGCTGATGCTGGCCTGGGTGTGCGACCTGATCGTGGCCAGCGATGATGCGTTTTTCCAGGACCCCGTGGTACGTATGGGCATTCCCGGGGTGGAGTATTTTGCCCACCCGTATGAGCTGAACCCGCGCATCGCCAAGGAGTTTCTGTTCACCGGCGATCGCATGAGTGCCGAGCGTGCCTACCAGATGGGCATGGTCAACAGGGTAGTGCCCCGTGAGGAACTGGAGCAGGGCACCTATGCGCTGGCGGCCGGTATTGCCCGGCAGCCGCGAATGGGCCTTGCGCTGACCAAGCAGGCCATTAACCACGTCGAGGATCTGCAGGGTAAACGCACGGCGATGGACGCCGCCTTTGCCTGGCACCACTTCGCCCATGCCCACAACGAACTGCTGTCGGGTGACAAGCTGGGCGGCTTCGATGCCAAGGCCATGGCCCAGGCCAACAAGGCTGCCGCCAGTGGAGAGCAGGCATGA
- a CDS encoding CoA-transferase subunit beta: protein MSTTCEFTLAELMIVAASEAWRDNGELIASGLGVIPRLGASLAKLSHSPQLLMTDSEAYLVEEPIPLGPRGDHVPKYSGSLNFERVFECVWGGRRHAMIGPTQIDRWGQSNLSCVGDYHKPKAAMLGVRGLPGNSINHINSFFVPSHNTRVFVSGEVDMVSGVGFKADRWPKGVRRDLMDIRLIVTDLCVMDFDGPDRAVQVRSLHPGVSFEQVQENTGFPLLKSASLKETVHPTPEQLALIRRLDPHDLRSSAIKGNPAGIHVA from the coding sequence ATGTCGACTACCTGTGAATTTACCCTCGCGGAACTGATGATTGTCGCAGCCAGCGAAGCCTGGCGTGACAACGGCGAGCTGATCGCCTCGGGCCTGGGCGTGATCCCGCGCCTGGGCGCTAGCCTGGCCAAACTCAGCCACAGTCCGCAACTGCTGATGACCGACAGCGAGGCGTACCTGGTCGAAGAGCCGATCCCGCTAGGGCCGCGTGGCGATCATGTGCCGAAATATTCAGGTTCGCTCAACTTCGAGCGGGTGTTCGAGTGCGTCTGGGGTGGCCGCCGTCACGCCATGATCGGCCCGACGCAGATCGACCGCTGGGGCCAGAGCAACCTCTCCTGCGTGGGCGATTACCACAAGCCCAAGGCCGCAATGCTCGGTGTGCGCGGCTTGCCCGGCAACAGCATCAATCACATCAACTCGTTCTTTGTACCCAGCCATAACACCCGCGTGTTCGTTAGCGGCGAAGTGGACATGGTCTCCGGTGTCGGTTTCAAGGCCGACCGCTGGCCAAAAGGGGTACGCCGCGACCTGATGGACATTCGCCTGATCGTCACCGACTTGTGTGTGATGGATTTCGACGGCCCGGACCGCGCCGTGCAGGTGCGCAGCCTGCACCCGGGGGTGAGCTTTGAGCAGGTGCAGGAAAACACCGGTTTCCCGTTGCTCAAGTCAGCGTCGCTGAAAGAAACCGTACACCCGACGCCTGAGCAACTGGCGCTGATCCGTCGGCTCGACCCCCATGATCTGCGCAGTTCGGCGATCAAGGGCAACCCGGCTGGCATTCACGTGGCGTAA